The following proteins come from a genomic window of Brachionichthys hirsutus isolate HB-005 chromosome 20, CSIRO-AGI_Bhir_v1, whole genome shotgun sequence:
- the tmem121ab gene encoding transmembrane protein 121Ab, producing MVLPPPNKRHVCLTTIVIMTSMAFMDAYLVEQNQGPRKIGVCIIVLVGDVCFLIVLRYVAVWVGAEVRTARRGYAMILWFLYIFVLEIKLYFVFQNCKADRKSLETVARKALTLLLSVCVPGLYLVLVALDSMEYVRTFRKKEDMRSRLFWVALDLLDLLDIQANLWEPQRTGLPIWAEGLMFFYCYILLLILPCVSLSEISMQGGHMSPQKMMLYPVLSLVTINVVTILIRGVNMVLFQDSRVSTIFVGKNVVAIATKASTFLEHRRQVKEFPHPQNAMALELQQNSVGHTQPNATSLPHEPSPAQDAIDT from the coding sequence ATGGTGTTGCCACCTCCAAACAAACGTCACGTGTGCCTGACCACCATTGTCATCATGACCAGCATGGCCTTCATGGACGCCTACCTGGTGGAGCAGAACCAGGGTCCCAGGAAGATCGGCGTGTGCATCATCGTGCTGGTGGGGGACGTGTGCTTCCTCATAGTGCTTAGATACGTGGCGGTGTGGGTCGGCGCCGAGGTGCGCACCGCCAGGCGGGGATACGCCATGATCCTCTGGTTTCTGTACATCTTCGTTCTGGAAATAAAACTCTACTTCGTGTTCCAGAATTGCAAGGCGGACAGGAAGAGTTTGGAAACGGTGGCCCGGAAGGCCTTGACGTTATTGTTGTCCGTGTGCGTCCCGGGTTTGTACCTGGTTCTCGTGGCGTTGGACAGTATGGAATACGTGAGAACTTTCCGCAagaaggaggacatgaggagCCGCCTGTTCTGGGTGGctctggacctgctggacctgctggatATCCAAGCCAACCTGTGGGAGCCCCAGCGGACGGGCCTGCCCATCTGGGCCGAGGGCCTGATGTTCTTCTACTGCTACATCCTGCTGCTCATCCTGCCCTGCGTGTCGCTGAGCGAGATCAGCATGCAGGGGGGGCACATGTCCCCCCAGAAGATGATGCTGTACCCGGTTCTGAGCCTGGTCACCATAAACGTGGTCACCATTCTCATACGAGGCGTCAACATGGTGCTGTTCCAGGACAGCCGCGTTTCCACCATCTTCGTGGGGAAAAACGTGGTGGCCATCGCCACCAAGGCGTCCACCTTCCTGGAGCACCGCAGACAGGTGAAGGAGTTCCCCCACCCGCAGAACGCCATggcgctggagctgcagcagaactcCGTGGGCCACACGCAGCCAAACGCCACCAGCTTGCCACACGAGCCGTCGCCGGCTCAGGATGCCATCGACACATGA